Proteins encoded within one genomic window of Aspergillus nidulans FGSC A4 chromosome VII:
- a CDS encoding protein yos9 (transcript_id=CADANIAT00008077), protein MRRQSRIVASLLVLACASSGAFAHRKFNVHDDLLAYPQFRIKFPDGFILESQARAFLEQAPYSSPDLNDISEQTPLKDESEESIRDGSSGEKAKFSYEELSLEGQRYLCQIPVVEDGDSNRTKVEVNEEEERKELARATDRGLELLREMEGKCLYYISGWWSYSFCYMNQIKQFHALPSGGGVPNYPPMEDHTTHSFILGRFPQEEGQDEGKGAKSGKSSTELAELQTKGGSRYLVQRLESGDQCDLTGKNRKIEVQFHCNPQSTDRIAWIKELYTCSYLMLIYTPRLCNDVAFLPPQQEEVHTIECREILTPEEVTGWQAMHEYQLSQQLVESAEAPKHQVIGGIEVGAQRLVGTEGKRIEKGRVASIGEEKVDVVAKRVNGEVQLLSAEELKKFDLDEAKIEELRKKLEEWAKGKDWTLEIVTGNGAYLRGVVDTDEDEEDGYENEEGETDKREQRENTQETTGQPGQPGHQEETESGQAGHPMDDRSEDGEDPDVDGSEEIFKDEL, encoded by the exons ATGCGCAGACAGTCGAGAATAGTAGCCTCTCTGCTTGTGCTAGCATGTGCAAGCTCCGGCGCATTCGCGCACAGGAAGTTCAATGTTCATGATGATCTACTAGCATACCCTCAG TTCCGTATCAAATTCCCCGATGGCTTTATCCTCGAGTCTCAAGCACGCGCATTTCTAGAACAAGCTCCCTATAGCAGCCCAGACCTGAACGATATCTCTGAACAAACGCCGTTAAAGGACGAAAGTGAAGAATCGATACGCGACGGATCTAGTGGAGAGAAGGCCAAATTCTCGTATGAGGAGCTGTCTCTCGAAGGACAGCGATATCTTTGCCAAATCCCTGTTGTGGAAGATGGCGACAGCAATCGAACAAAAGTAGAAgtgaatgaggaggaggagcgaaaGGAGCTCGCGCGAGCAACAGACCGAGGTTTGGAGCTGCTGCGTGAGATGGAAGGCAAATGCCTCTACTATATCTCCGGATGGTGGTCTTATTCCTTTTGCTACATGAACCAGATTAAGCAGTTCCACGCGCTTCCGTCAGGAGGTGGTGTTCCCAACTACCCGCCAATGGAGGATCACACGACGCACTCGTTCATACTGGGGAGATttccgcaagaagaaggtcaggaTGAGGGAAAGGGTGCGAAGTCGGGGAAGTCTTCCACAGAATTGGCAGAATTGCAGACGAAAGGAGGCTCGCGCTACCTGGTTCAGCGACTTGAAAGCGGCGATCAGTGCGACCTCACAGGAAAGAATCGGAAGATTGAAGTCCAGTTCCACTGTAACCCGCAGTCGACAGACCGTATCGCCTGGATCAAAGAACTCTATACGTGCTCCTACTTGATGCTCATTTATACACCACGGCTATGCAACGATGTCGCGTTCCTTCCACCTCAGCAAGAGGAGGTCCATACCATCGAATGCCGTGAGATACTTACTCCGgaagaggtcaccggctggcAAGCTATGCATGAGTACCAGTTATCTCAACAGCTGGTAGAATCTGCGGAAGCACCTAAACATCAGGTCATTGGTGGTATCGAAGTTGGTGCCCAGCGGTTAGTTGGGACTGAGGGCAAGCGCATCGAGAAGGGCCGTGTGGCTTCCATAGGCGAGGAGAAAGTGGATGTGGTTGCGAAACGAGTGAACGGCGAGGTGCAACTGCTGTCGGcagaggagttgaagaaattCGACCTCGACGAGGCAAAAATTGAGGAGCtcaggaagaagctggaggaatgGGCCAAGGGTAAAGATTGGACTCTAGAGATTGTGACCGGCAACGGTGCATATCTTCGTGGAGTGGTCGATacagacgaagatgaagaggatgggTATGAAaacgaagagggagaaacGGACAAGAGAGAACAGAGGGAAAATACACAAGAAACCACAGGCCAGCCTGGCCAGCCTGGCCATCAGGAAGAGACCGAGTCAGGGCAGGCCGGGCACCCGATGGATGACAGAtcggaagatggagaggatcCAGATGTGGATGGAAGTGAAGAGATCTTCAAAGACGAACTGTAG